aatgcaataaattGTATTAGATAGATATGTTAATATTATTGTTGATTAGGGGTAACTAATTAATTGTATGACTATCTAATCGCAAGAGAGATAGGTCtagtcaatttcttcatgacCAGTAGGACTGTCATGTCTATAGCTCAGTAAATATATTAGATCTATATTGAGATATCTCTAGTATctctataaataatttatttatgttctaaacttgtattttgtttgtttcgtagaaaataaatgatttgcaaaataatttcttaaaaccAATCTTTTACATcactaaaaaaatgaattaaagaataatatatCAATCATGATAATACTTACACGTAATTATTgctaataatgaaaaaattcattGACTAATACTTCACATGATGCAagtgatatttttaaaaaaatatattcattagataattcatttttcattaaataaatagagCCCTAATTGatctattaaaattttatgataagAGAGTTTATGTTTTCATAGATATCTCCATATTGGAATTTTCACAtcctatttgaaaaaaaaaattgtacttctCATCCATATATcttcatattctttttcatcaaatccctaaacttttagtTTTCCTGCTCAGTTTGGATCACTACCAAACGTAGCTTGACTTAATTACAGCCAGCTCGAGTCTCAACAACTCCACCAGCTATAGCTCAGTGTATTCATGCTTTAATGCTATTCCAATATCTCCATCAACGTCTGTCACGTCACTCTTTTCATGCTCCAATCATTAATCAATACGAAATTCCGTGAAACCTTGTCTCatataatttaatcatgaaTAAAAAGCATTCTAGCGCTTAGCCACGTTTTATGCCCCGAGACCTATCGCTGCTTTTACTCAGAAAAAGACCTatatatctttttattattcaagatgtaggaaaaaacaaaaaaaatctgtCCTTCGACGCTAGAAACCATGAAACGGTACCAAAAGACACAAAATTACATTAAACTTCTAAAACCTAAACCGAAAAACTTCGAACTACAACAGGAACTCGCTCACAAGCCAAAGGAAACTTCTATACACGGAAGAAATACGTAGCTGCCCTAATTTTtcctcttctatttttttgtctCGTATATCGTTCACATGATGGAACATGCATTAGGATTCTCATCGCTGAATAAGGTGGTGAAGTGCTCGCCGGGAGCATTGGGGCTCGGGAGGGCCTGGGGCACGTTCTTGACGTAGCCGGAAGGCGCTTTCTTGTCATAGGCCTGAGGCGCGTATGGGTACGCCACCAAGTTGTACGGCACATACGGCCACAGCTCGGCCTTCTTCCCCGTGCTCCTCACCTTGTTCAGTACTTTGCCCGATTCAACGTAGCCGGTCACGGACACCTTGCTTTGCTTTCTGTTCACTTCAACTGATTTCGCACctataaaagaggaaaatcaGCTTAATTGATCAGTGAAAGCttaggtttgtttttctttttcctggcGTGGATGATATGTAAGAAAGAAATGG
The window above is part of the Eucalyptus grandis isolate ANBG69807.140 chromosome 6, ASM1654582v1, whole genome shotgun sequence genome. Proteins encoded here:
- the LOC104453728 gene encoding heavy metal-associated isoprenylated plant protein 20, whose translation is MGVLDRFSDMFDFELSKPRKKRKPMQTVDIKVKMDCDGCERRVRNAVSSMKGAKSVEVNRKQSKVSVTGYVESGKVLNKVRSTGKKAELWPYVPYNLVAYPYAPQAYDKKAPSGYVKNVPQALPSPNAPGEHFTTLFSDENPNACSIM